A stretch of the Pseudochaenichthys georgianus unplaced genomic scaffold, fPseGeo1.2 scaffold_657_arrow_ctg1, whole genome shotgun sequence genome encodes the following:
- the LOC117443691 gene encoding claudin-4-like — protein MLSMFLESLGMALCLAGSLLVMVACGLPMWKVTAFIDSNIVVAQTIWDGLWMSCVVQSTGQMQCKIHDSMLSLSQDLQTARALTVIAAVFGVLALAVTLAGAQCTNCIQEEALKGRIVFTGGVLYIFSGLFVLVPLCWMANNIIVDFHNPQIPPSKKREIGAAIYIGWASTGLLLMGGGLLCCSFSQGARGGYPIKYTPTKSITSNGDKKHYV, from the exons ATGCTGTCCATGTTTCTGGAGTCCCTCGGCATGGCGCTGTGCCTCGCCGGCTCTCTTCTGGTCATGGTGGCTTGCGGCCTGCCCATGTGGAAGGTCACGGCGTTCATCGACTCCAACATCGTGGTGGCGCAGACGATCTGGGACGGACTCTGGATGTCCTGCGTGGTCCAGAGCACCGGGCAGATGCAGTGCAAGATTCACGACTCG atgcTGTCTCTGTCTCAGGACCTCCAGACGGCTCGGGCGCTCACCGTCATCGCGGCTGTTTTCGGGGTCTTGGCGTTAGCGGTGACGCTCGCCGGCGCCCAGTGCACCAACTGCATCCAGGAGGAGGCGCTGAAGGGGCGCATCGTTTTCACCGGGGGGGTCTTATACATCTTCAGCGGGCTCTTTGTCCTCGTGCCGCTCTGCTGGATGGCCAACAACATCATCGTGGATTTCCACAACCCTCAGATTCCTCCGTCGAAAAAGCGGGAAATCGGGGCGGCCATTTATATCGGATGGGCTTCCACGGGGTTATTGttgatggggggggggctgctgtGCTGCTCCTTCTCCCAGGGGGCGAGGGGAGGGTATCCCATAAAATACACCCCCACCAAGAGCATCACCTCCAATGGGGACAAGAAGCACTACGTCTGA